A genomic segment from Hyalangium minutum encodes:
- a CDS encoding PAS domain S-box protein has product MIPTEATPDRAPEVAPRQRASILMVDDHPSNLLALEAILEPLGQELVKATSGEEALKCLLQRDFAVILMDVQMPGLDGFQTAALIKQRERTRTIPIIFLTALSRDAAHIFKGYAHGAVDYLLKPFDPEILRSKVSVFVDLFLKEQQLQRQAALLRQKEREALERQSELRYRRLLDSLPETMWATRRDGMLYYANEAWRTYTGQTTDEITTQFFLEYFHPADRELMVSQWKEAVEKGTRLEFEFRMRNKDGAWRWHLGRATPERDEAGLVTGFICVATDIDDKKRAEDALARFKATLDATLDCVLMFDAERLSLTYANAGAARQLGTSVEELVGSSLLRVESAFDEEGFRKLLAPLVSGTLPSQTYSTTHRRRDGSEVPVEVVLQYVASGEGQGRFVSVARDITERQRAEAALRLANEAKDAFLAAASHELRTPLAAAKGHAHLAMLKLGGPADQGPGKSLTIINRQIDRMTKLVEELLDISRLQAGRLSLELERFDLGGLVRETCDRMAVLSQAHPLRVEAPEQAEGLWDRGRLDQVLTNLVSNAIRYSPQGGEVMVRLVEESGGVHLTVKDRGVGVPPEKQGLIFERFGRAHGSKYGGLGLGLTISQGIVEQHGGRIWVESLGVAGEGSTFHVWLPREAVQASASPAVAHANSPEPQVSAG; this is encoded by the coding sequence ATGATTCCCACTGAAGCCACTCCCGATCGCGCCCCCGAGGTTGCTCCGCGTCAGCGCGCGAGCATCCTCATGGTGGACGATCACCCGTCCAACCTGTTGGCGCTCGAGGCCATCCTCGAGCCGCTGGGGCAGGAACTGGTGAAGGCCACCAGCGGAGAGGAGGCCCTCAAGTGCCTCCTGCAGAGGGACTTTGCCGTCATCCTCATGGACGTGCAGATGCCCGGGCTGGATGGCTTCCAGACGGCGGCGCTCATCAAGCAGCGCGAGCGCACCCGCACCATCCCCATCATCTTCCTCACCGCGCTCAGCCGGGACGCGGCCCACATCTTCAAGGGCTACGCGCACGGCGCGGTGGACTACCTGCTCAAGCCGTTCGACCCGGAGATCCTCCGCTCCAAGGTCAGCGTCTTCGTGGACCTGTTCCTCAAGGAACAGCAGCTCCAGCGTCAGGCCGCACTGCTTCGCCAGAAGGAGCGCGAGGCGCTGGAGCGGCAGAGCGAGCTGCGCTACCGGCGGCTGCTGGACTCACTGCCGGAGACCATGTGGGCCACGCGCCGGGATGGGATGCTCTACTACGCCAATGAGGCGTGGCGGACCTACACCGGGCAGACCACCGATGAGATCACCACCCAGTTCTTCCTGGAGTACTTCCACCCAGCGGACCGGGAGCTGATGGTCAGCCAGTGGAAGGAAGCGGTGGAGAAGGGCACGCGGCTGGAGTTCGAGTTCCGCATGCGGAACAAGGACGGCGCGTGGCGCTGGCACCTGGGGCGGGCCACGCCCGAGCGGGATGAGGCGGGCCTGGTCACCGGCTTCATCTGTGTGGCGACGGACATTGACGACAAGAAGCGCGCGGAGGATGCGCTGGCTCGCTTCAAGGCCACGCTGGATGCCACGCTCGACTGCGTCCTCATGTTCGACGCCGAGCGACTGTCGCTCACCTACGCCAACGCGGGCGCGGCCCGGCAGCTGGGCACGTCGGTGGAGGAACTGGTGGGCAGCAGCTTGCTGCGGGTGGAGAGCGCCTTCGACGAGGAGGGCTTCCGCAAGCTGCTGGCGCCCCTGGTGAGCGGCACGCTGCCGAGCCAGACGTACTCCACCACGCACCGGCGGCGGGATGGCTCCGAGGTGCCCGTCGAGGTGGTGCTCCAGTACGTGGCATCGGGCGAGGGCCAGGGGCGCTTCGTCTCCGTGGCCCGCGACATCACCGAGCGCCAGCGAGCGGAGGCGGCCCTGCGGCTGGCGAATGAGGCCAAGGATGCCTTCCTCGCCGCGGCCAGCCACGAACTGCGCACCCCGCTGGCGGCGGCCAAGGGCCATGCCCACCTGGCCATGCTCAAGCTGGGCGGGCCGGCGGACCAGGGGCCCGGCAAGTCGCTGACCATCATCAACCGGCAGATCGACCGGATGACGAAGCTGGTCGAAGAGCTGCTGGACATCAGCCGGCTCCAGGCCGGGCGCCTCTCGCTGGAACTGGAGCGCTTCGATCTGGGCGGGCTGGTGCGCGAGACGTGCGACCGCATGGCCGTGCTCTCGCAGGCGCACCCGCTGCGGGTGGAGGCGCCAGAGCAAGCGGAGGGCCTGTGGGATCGCGGGCGCCTGGATCAGGTGCTCACGAACCTGGTGTCCAACGCCATCCGCTACTCGCCCCAGGGCGGCGAGGTGATGGTGAGGCTGGTGGAGGAGAGCGGCGGGGTACACCTGACGGTGAAGGATCGGGGCGTGGGCGTGCCGCCGGAGAAGCAGGGGCTCATCTTCGAGCGCTTTGGCCGCGCGCACGGCTCCAAGTACGGCGGGCTCGGGCTGGGATTGACGATCAGCCAAGGCATCGTCGAGCAGCACGGTGGACGCATCTGGGTGGAGTCGCTGGGCGTGGCGGGGGAGGGCTCGACCTTCCATGTCTGGCTGCCTCGCGAGGCGGTGCAGGCGAGCGCCTCCCCAGCCGTGGCTCACGCCAACTCTCCCGAGCCCCAAGTTTCGGCGGGCTGA
- a CDS encoding HAMP domain-containing protein: protein MVRVERVVGREGRMGERVNLGDVRGGWATSVNSINALIGDLVLPTTEVARVLVAVAEGDLTQKMALEIDGQSVKGEFLRIGTTVNTMVDQLRAFASEVTRVAKEVGSDGKLGGQADVKGVAGTWKDLTDNVNIMASNLTAQVRNIAEVSTAVAKGDLSKKITVDAKGEVLQLKDTINTMVDQLNSFAAEVTRVAKEVGSDGKLGGQADVKGVAGTWKDLTDNVNFMASNLTTQVRNIAEVSTAVARGDLSRKITVDAKGEVLELKNTINTMVDQLNSFAAEVTRVAKEVGTEGKLGGQAEVKGVSGVWKDLTDNVNFMASNLTTQVRGIVKVVTAVANGDLSQKLQVPSQGEIAALGATLNNMTDTLNVFAQQVTSVARTVGVEGKLGAQAQVPGAAGTWKDLTDNVNLMANNLTAQVRNIAEVTTSVAKGDLSKKITVDVKGEVLELKNTINTMVDQLNSFAAEVTRVAKEVGTDGKLGGQAEVKGVAGTWKDLTDNVNFMASNLTTQVRNIALVTTAVAKGDLSKKISVDARGEVLELKNTINTMVDQLNSFAAEVTRVAREVGTHGKLGGQAEVKGVAGTWKDLTDNVNIMASNLTTQVRGIAKVVTAVANGDLTQRLKVDAKGEVAELADTINAMTETLSIFAQQVTDVARTVGVEGKLGAQAVVPGVAGTWKDLTNNVNLLANNLTDQVRNIAEVTTAVAKGDLSRKITVDAKGEVMELKNTINTMVDQLRAFASEVTRVAKEVGTEGKLGGQAVVPGVSGVWKDLTDNVNFMASNLTTQVRGIVKVVTAVANGDLSQKLIVEAKGEIAALADTINAMTQTLSIFAQQVTDVARTVGVEGKLGAQAEVPGVAGTWKDLTNNVNLLANNLTAQVRNIAEVSTAVANGDLSKKITVDAKGEVLQLKDTINTMVDQLRAFASEVTRVAKEVGTEGKLGGQAEVKGVSGVWKDLTDNVNALTGNLTDQVRNIAKVTTAVANGDLSQKITVSVKGEVLELKNTINTMVDQLRAFASEVTRVAKEVGTEGKLGGQADVKGVSGVWKDLTDNVNVLAGNLTDQVRNIAKVTTAVANGDLSQKISVEARGEILELKSTINTMVDQLRAFASEVTRVAKEVGTEGKLGGQAEVPGVAGTWKNLTDNVNSMASNLTAQVRNIALVTTAVANGDLSKKITVDVKGEILELKNTINTMVDQLNSFASEVTRVAKEVGTEGKLGGQAEVRGVSGTWKDLTDNVNSMARNLTTQVRGIVKVVTAVANGDLKQKLVVDAKGEVAALAETINNMTDTLGTFAEQVSTVAREVGVEGKLGGQARVPGVAGTWKDLTDNVNFMASNLTTQVRGIVKVVTAVANGDLGQKLVVDAKGEVAALAETINSMTDTLGTFAEQVTTVAREVGIEGKLGGQARVPGARGTWRQLTDNVNQLAGTLTSQLRAISDVATAVTKGDLTRSITVVAEGEVAALKDNINQMIYNLRETTQKNQEQDWLKTNLAKFSGMMQGQKNLEAVSRLIMSELTPLVGAHHGAFFLAEQEGPQPVLKLTSTYAYRERKNVANRFRLGEGLVGQCALEKKTILLTRVPADYITISSGLGESTPLNIIVLPVLFEGEVKAVIELASFHPFSAIHQIFLDQLTESIGVVLNMIMANMRTEELLQQSQSITQELQSKSKELTQQQDELKRTNVELEAQALELEEKAKQLKEQNTAVEEKNREVELARASLEEKAEQLTIISKYKSEFLANMSHELRTPLNSLLILAKLLSDNKDGNLSGKQVEYANTIYASGGDLLSLINEILDLSKVEAGKMQVEPRDILLTELNQFVDRSFRPVADQKNLTFTVELAPNTPRTIRTDPQRLQQILKNLLSNAFKFTDSGSVKMVVKPAEKNVRLDHEVLRKAKRVIAFAVTDTGIGIPKDKQKLIFEAFQQADGSTARKYGGTGLGLSISREIAKLLGGEIHVDSEPGKGSTFTLYMPPEYVGPEDEGSTPSSSKPPSTPSTPPMPLSPVSSGRSASPVVVRPASSESVRSEREELPPPMANFPTPPPVADNGHVLDAALPPPADMVLGPLAVEDDREHIREGDHVLLIIEDDLKFARIMAQMAREKGFKVLVASRGDSGLSMANEYLPHAITLDIQLPVVDGWSVLERLKRNPRTRHIPVHIISVMDKHQGNTQGAFGYLTKPVSKEGLELVFGQLARFLERKERRLLIVEDDDVQRDTLSKLLGEGDDVAVAAVPSGQEALRSLEKGEFDCLVIDLLLPDMDGVKLVEEVKTQQRFRDLPIVVYTGKELTSKDEARLKRYTGSVILKSGPKSPDQLLGDTALFLHRLDQNLPPRARQALAERDGNHNGDLAGRKVLVVDDDMRNIFALTSVLENHGLQVSFAENGRAAIESLKKQPDVDVVLMDIMMPEMDGYETMRAIRQDLRLSRLPIIAVTAKALKDDREKCMAAGASDYLPKPVDTDKLIELIRLWVNA from the coding sequence ATGGTCCGCGTCGAGCGCGTGGTCGGCCGCGAGGGCCGCATGGGTGAGCGCGTCAACCTCGGAGACGTGCGCGGGGGCTGGGCCACCAGCGTCAACTCCATCAACGCGCTGATCGGCGACCTGGTGCTGCCGACCACGGAAGTGGCCCGCGTGCTGGTGGCGGTGGCCGAGGGCGACCTGACCCAGAAGATGGCCCTCGAGATCGACGGCCAGTCGGTGAAGGGCGAGTTCCTCCGCATCGGTACCACCGTGAACACGATGGTGGACCAGCTCCGCGCATTCGCCTCGGAAGTGACGCGCGTCGCGAAGGAAGTGGGCAGCGACGGCAAGCTGGGTGGCCAGGCCGATGTGAAGGGTGTCGCGGGTACGTGGAAGGACCTCACGGACAACGTGAACATCATGGCCAGCAACCTGACGGCCCAGGTGCGCAACATCGCCGAGGTGTCCACGGCGGTGGCCAAGGGTGACCTGTCCAAGAAGATCACGGTGGACGCCAAGGGCGAGGTGCTCCAGCTGAAGGACACCATCAACACGATGGTGGATCAGCTGAACTCGTTCGCCGCCGAAGTGACGCGCGTCGCGAAGGAAGTGGGCAGCGACGGCAAGCTGGGTGGCCAGGCCGATGTGAAGGGCGTTGCCGGTACGTGGAAGGACCTCACGGACAACGTGAACTTCATGGCCTCCAACCTCACCACGCAAGTTCGAAACATCGCGGAGGTCTCCACGGCGGTAGCTCGGGGCGACCTGTCCCGGAAGATCACGGTGGACGCCAAGGGCGAGGTGCTGGAGCTGAAGAACACCATCAACACGATGGTGGACCAGCTCAACAGCTTCGCCGCCGAGGTGACCCGCGTCGCCAAGGAAGTGGGCACCGAGGGCAAGCTGGGTGGCCAGGCCGAGGTGAAGGGCGTGTCCGGTGTGTGGAAGGACCTCACGGACAACGTGAACTTCATGGCCTCCAACCTCACCACCCAGGTGCGCGGCATCGTCAAGGTGGTGACGGCCGTCGCCAATGGTGACCTGAGCCAGAAGCTGCAGGTGCCGTCGCAGGGCGAGATTGCGGCCCTGGGCGCCACGCTGAACAACATGACGGACACCCTGAACGTCTTCGCCCAGCAGGTGACCAGCGTCGCCCGCACGGTGGGTGTCGAGGGCAAGCTGGGTGCGCAGGCGCAGGTGCCCGGTGCCGCAGGGACGTGGAAGGACCTCACGGACAACGTGAACCTGATGGCGAACAACCTCACCGCCCAGGTGCGAAACATCGCCGAGGTGACGACCTCGGTGGCCAAGGGTGACCTGTCCAAGAAGATCACCGTGGACGTGAAGGGCGAGGTGCTGGAGCTGAAGAACACCATCAACACGATGGTGGACCAGCTCAACTCGTTCGCCGCCGAAGTGACGCGCGTCGCCAAGGAAGTGGGTACGGACGGCAAGCTGGGCGGTCAGGCCGAGGTGAAGGGCGTTGCCGGTACGTGGAAGGACCTCACGGACAACGTGAACTTCATGGCCTCCAACCTCACCACCCAGGTGCGAAACATCGCCTTGGTGACGACGGCGGTCGCGAAGGGTGACCTGTCCAAGAAGATCTCCGTCGACGCTCGCGGCGAGGTGCTGGAGCTGAAGAACACCATCAACACGATGGTGGACCAGCTCAACAGCTTCGCCGCCGAGGTGACCCGCGTCGCTCGCGAGGTGGGTACGCACGGCAAGCTGGGTGGTCAGGCCGAGGTGAAGGGCGTTGCCGGTACGTGGAAGGACCTCACGGACAACGTGAACATCATGGCCTCCAACCTCACCACCCAGGTGCGAGGCATCGCCAAGGTGGTGACTGCGGTCGCCAACGGCGACCTGACCCAGCGCCTGAAGGTGGACGCCAAGGGTGAGGTGGCCGAGCTGGCCGACACCATCAACGCGATGACGGAGACGCTCTCCATCTTCGCGCAGCAGGTGACCGACGTGGCCCGCACGGTGGGCGTCGAGGGCAAGCTGGGTGCCCAGGCCGTGGTGCCCGGTGTGGCCGGTACGTGGAAGGACCTCACGAACAACGTGAACCTGCTCGCGAACAACCTGACCGACCAGGTTCGTAACATCGCCGAGGTGACGACGGCGGTCGCCAAGGGTGACCTGTCCCGCAAGATCACCGTCGACGCGAAGGGCGAGGTGATGGAGCTGAAGAACACCATCAACACGATGGTGGATCAGCTGCGCGCCTTCGCCTCGGAAGTGACCCGCGTCGCCAAGGAAGTGGGTACGGAAGGAAAGCTGGGCGGCCAGGCCGTGGTGCCCGGAGTGTCCGGTGTGTGGAAGGACCTCACGGACAACGTGAACTTCATGGCCTCCAACCTCACCACGCAGGTGCGCGGCATCGTCAAGGTGGTGACGGCCGTCGCCAACGGTGACCTGAGCCAGAAGCTGATCGTGGAAGCGAAGGGTGAGATTGCCGCCCTCGCGGACACGATCAACGCGATGACCCAGACGCTCTCCATCTTCGCGCAGCAGGTGACGGATGTCGCCCGCACGGTGGGTGTGGAAGGGAAGCTGGGCGCCCAGGCCGAGGTGCCGGGCGTCGCCGGCACGTGGAAGGACCTCACGAACAACGTGAACCTGCTGGCCAACAACCTCACCGCCCAGGTGCGAAACATCGCCGAGGTCTCCACGGCCGTCGCCAACGGCGACCTGTCCAAGAAGATCACGGTGGATGCGAAGGGCGAGGTGCTCCAGCTGAAGGACACCATCAACACGATGGTGGATCAGCTCCGCGCGTTCGCCTCGGAAGTGACCCGCGTCGCCAAGGAAGTGGGTACCGAGGGCAAGCTGGGCGGCCAGGCCGAGGTGAAGGGCGTGTCCGGCGTCTGGAAGGACCTGACGGACAACGTGAACGCCCTGACCGGCAACCTGACGGACCAGGTGCGCAACATCGCCAAGGTGACGACCGCCGTCGCCAATGGTGACCTGTCCCAGAAGATCACCGTCAGCGTGAAGGGCGAGGTGCTGGAGCTGAAGAACACCATCAACACGATGGTGGACCAGCTGCGCGCGTTCGCCTCGGAAGTGACCCGCGTCGCCAAGGAAGTGGGCACGGAAGGAAAGCTGGGCGGCCAGGCCGACGTGAAGGGCGTGTCCGGTGTGTGGAAGGACCTGACGGACAACGTGAACGTCCTCGCCGGCAACCTGACGGACCAGGTGCGCAACATCGCCAAGGTCACGACGGCCGTCGCGAACGGCGACCTGTCGCAGAAGATCTCGGTCGAGGCCCGCGGCGAAATCCTGGAGCTGAAGAGCACCATCAACACGATGGTGGATCAGCTGCGCGCCTTCGCCTCGGAAGTGACGCGCGTCGCCAAGGAAGTGGGTACGGAAGGAAAGCTGGGCGGCCAGGCCGAGGTGCCGGGAGTCGCCGGCACGTGGAAGAACCTCACGGACAACGTGAACTCCATGGCCTCCAACCTCACCGCCCAGGTGCGCAACATCGCCCTGGTGACCACGGCGGTGGCCAACGGCGACCTGTCCAAGAAGATCACCGTCGACGTGAAGGGCGAGATTCTGGAGCTGAAGAACACCATCAACACGATGGTGGATCAGCTGAACTCGTTTGCCTCGGAAGTGACCCGCGTCGCCAAGGAAGTGGGTACGGAAGGAAAGCTGGGCGGCCAGGCCGAAGTGCGCGGCGTGTCCGGCACCTGGAAGGACCTCACGGACAACGTGAACAGCATGGCCCGCAACCTGACGACTCAGGTGCGCGGCATCGTCAAGGTGGTGACCGCGGTCGCCAATGGCGACCTGAAGCAGAAGCTGGTGGTGGACGCCAAGGGCGAGGTCGCCGCGCTCGCGGAGACCATCAACAACATGACCGACACGCTGGGCACCTTCGCCGAGCAGGTCTCCACGGTGGCCCGTGAAGTGGGCGTCGAGGGGAAGCTGGGCGGCCAGGCCCGTGTGCCCGGTGTCGCGGGCACGTGGAAGGACCTCACGGACAACGTGAACTTCATGGCGTCCAACCTCACCACGCAGGTGCGAGGCATCGTCAAGGTGGTGACGGCCGTCGCCAATGGTGACCTGGGCCAGAAGCTGGTGGTGGATGCCAAGGGCGAGGTCGCCGCGCTCGCGGAGACCATCAACAGCATGACGGACACGCTGGGCACCTTCGCCGAGCAGGTGACGACGGTGGCCCGCGAGGTGGGTATCGAAGGAAAGCTGGGCGGCCAGGCCCGCGTGCCCGGCGCTCGCGGCACGTGGCGCCAGCTCACGGACAACGTGAACCAGCTGGCCGGCACGCTCACCTCTCAGCTGCGCGCCATCTCCGATGTGGCCACCGCGGTGACCAAGGGCGACCTGACCCGCAGCATCACGGTCGTCGCCGAGGGCGAAGTGGCCGCGCTGAAGGACAACATCAACCAGATGATCTACAACCTGCGTGAGACCACGCAGAAGAACCAGGAGCAGGACTGGCTCAAGACGAACCTGGCGAAGTTCTCCGGCATGATGCAGGGCCAGAAGAACCTCGAGGCCGTCAGCCGCCTCATCATGAGCGAGCTGACGCCGCTGGTCGGCGCCCACCACGGCGCCTTCTTCCTGGCGGAGCAGGAGGGCCCCCAGCCCGTCCTCAAGCTCACCAGCACCTACGCCTACCGTGAGCGCAAGAACGTCGCCAACCGCTTCCGCCTCGGCGAGGGCCTGGTCGGCCAGTGCGCCTTGGAGAAGAAGACCATCCTGCTCACCCGGGTGCCGGCGGACTACATCACCATCTCGTCCGGCCTGGGCGAGTCCACCCCGCTCAACATCATCGTCCTGCCCGTCCTCTTCGAGGGCGAGGTGAAGGCCGTGATTGAGCTGGCCAGCTTCCACCCGTTCAGCGCCATCCACCAGATCTTCCTGGATCAGCTCACCGAGAGCATTGGCGTGGTGCTGAACATGATCATGGCCAACATGCGCACCGAGGAGCTGCTCCAGCAGTCGCAGAGCATCACTCAGGAGCTGCAGAGCAAGTCCAAGGAGCTCACCCAGCAGCAGGACGAGCTCAAGCGCACCAACGTGGAGCTGGAGGCCCAGGCGCTCGAGCTGGAAGAGAAAGCCAAGCAGCTCAAGGAGCAGAACACCGCCGTCGAGGAGAAGAACCGCGAGGTGGAGCTGGCCCGCGCCAGCCTGGAGGAGAAGGCCGAGCAGCTCACCATCATCTCCAAGTACAAGAGCGAGTTCCTGGCCAACATGAGCCACGAGCTGCGCACCCCGCTCAACTCGCTGCTCATCCTCGCCAAGCTCCTGTCCGACAACAAGGACGGCAACCTCAGCGGCAAGCAGGTGGAGTACGCCAACACCATCTACGCCAGCGGCGGGGACTTGCTCAGCCTCATCAACGAGATCCTCGACCTGTCCAAGGTAGAGGCCGGCAAGATGCAGGTGGAGCCTCGGGACATCCTCCTGACCGAGCTCAACCAGTTCGTGGACCGCTCGTTCCGCCCGGTGGCCGACCAGAAGAACCTGACGTTCACCGTGGAGCTGGCGCCCAACACGCCGCGCACCATCCGCACGGATCCGCAGCGGCTGCAGCAGATCCTCAAGAACCTGCTCTCCAACGCCTTCAAGTTCACCGACTCCGGGAGCGTGAAGATGGTGGTGAAGCCGGCGGAGAAGAACGTCCGGCTGGACCACGAGGTGTTGCGCAAGGCCAAGCGCGTCATCGCCTTCGCGGTGACGGACACCGGCATCGGCATCCCCAAGGACAAGCAGAAGCTCATCTTCGAGGCGTTCCAGCAGGCGGACGGCTCCACCGCGCGCAAGTACGGTGGCACCGGCCTGGGCCTGTCCATCTCGCGCGAGATCGCCAAGCTGCTGGGGGGAGAGATCCACGTGGACAGCGAGCCGGGCAAGGGCAGCACCTTCACGCTGTACATGCCGCCCGAGTACGTGGGGCCCGAGGATGAGGGCAGCACGCCGTCCTCGTCCAAGCCGCCGTCCACGCCGTCCACGCCGCCCATGCCGCTCAGCCCGGTGTCCTCGGGCCGCTCGGCGTCCCCGGTAGTGGTCCGCCCGGCCTCATCGGAGTCCGTCCGCTCGGAGCGGGAGGAACTGCCCCCGCCCATGGCGAACTTCCCGACACCCCCGCCCGTGGCGGACAACGGGCACGTGCTGGACGCGGCGCTGCCGCCCCCGGCGGACATGGTGCTGGGGCCGCTCGCGGTGGAGGATGACCGGGAGCACATCCGCGAGGGGGACCACGTCCTCCTCATCATCGAGGATGACCTGAAGTTCGCCCGCATCATGGCGCAGATGGCCCGCGAGAAGGGCTTCAAGGTCCTGGTGGCCAGCCGCGGCGACAGCGGCCTCTCCATGGCCAACGAGTACCTGCCGCACGCCATCACCCTGGACATCCAGCTGCCGGTGGTGGACGGCTGGAGCGTGCTGGAGCGCCTCAAGCGCAACCCCCGCACGCGCCACATCCCCGTCCACATCATCAGCGTGATGGACAAGCACCAGGGCAACACCCAGGGCGCGTTCGGCTACCTCACCAAGCCCGTGAGCAAGGAGGGCCTGGAGCTCGTCTTTGGACAGCTGGCCCGCTTCCTGGAGCGCAAGGAGCGGCGGCTGCTCATCGTCGAGGACGACGACGTGCAGCGCGACACCCTCTCCAAGCTGCTGGGCGAGGGCGACGACGTGGCGGTGGCGGCGGTGCCCTCGGGCCAGGAGGCCCTGCGCTCCCTGGAGAAGGGGGAGTTCGACTGCCTCGTCATCGACCTGCTGCTGCCGGACATGGACGGCGTGAAGCTGGTGGAGGAGGTGAAGACGCAGCAGCGCTTCAGGGACTTGCCCATCGTCGTCTACACCGGCAAGGAGCTGACGTCCAAGGACGAGGCGCGCCTCAAGCGCTACACCGGCAGCGTCATCCTCAAGAGTGGGCCCAAGAGCCCGGACCAGCTCCTGGGGGACACGGCGCTCTTCCTGCACCGCCTGGACCAGAACCTGCCACCCCGGGCCCGTCAGGCGCTGGCCGAGAGAGACGGCAACCACAATGGAGACCTGGCCGGCCGCAAGGTGCTCGTCGTGGACGACGACATGCGCAACATCTTCGCGCTCACCAGCGTCCTGGAGAACCACGGCCTGCAGGTCTCCTTCGCGGAGAATGGCCGGGCAGCCATCGAGTCGCTCAAGAAGCAGCCCGACGTGGACGTGGTGCTGATGGACATCATGATGCCGGAGATGGACGGCTACGAGACCATGAGGGCCATCCGACAGGACTTGCGGCTGTCCCGGCTCCCCATCATCGCCGTCACCGCCAAGGCCCTGAAGGACGACCGGGAGAAGTGTATGGCGGCTGGCGCCAGTGACTACCTGCCCAAGCCGGTGGATACGGACAAGCTCATCGAACTCATCCGTTTGTGGGTGAACGCCTGA
- a CDS encoding tryptophan dimethylallyltransferase family protein, giving the protein MKKVLGHLEEQQQGFAVSPFVTFLMDPCFAPQDRLRFLPCVAPLMMGSSELASSLQGEDNPVETGTTPPESPYWAPFLKDLQLLDLHAFSDFNSMLQLLWGENCAPVREVLYDFIALARSATPLRRQILLMALQSVGQVALIAMEQVARELEASTRKHLRTVDSLRGQVQMRLLGEELLGVEMTAEEEQQALRDVNQVFSLVDELTDYLLEHVQEWFAGQQKPSRQAIMAEQIAKMSFRDFGNTRIASLCKSAGFTSADTQKVQQYFTFMTDSWSSRLVGEHSPWKSDISDDHTPFELSIALEGSRPEIRFLIEAQNHPTTLQTSWDDGLALNERLNKEFGLSLDHFNKVKDLFEPHNPQARFSLWHAFCLKPDRGAEIKVYLNPQARGPEHANAIVEEALSRLGFAHAWRFLSQVVMKRGAQDQVLYFSLDMGGQAVSRVKIYVAHRDAAPEDIEAAMAQAKEYVAGEARAFCEAIQGDDNKFSAPRSTLTCWAFTSDDDDKPYSATLHCPIRCYADNDRDALRRVRAVLDPKSHAVLDRCVWALANRPLEAGVGLIQWASMRREGGRVRTTFYLATEAYGTVAPRKSTSHRVHVPDLMNAEIFQLSA; this is encoded by the coding sequence ATGAAGAAGGTCTTGGGACATTTGGAGGAGCAGCAACAGGGCTTCGCGGTTTCTCCCTTCGTGACCTTCTTGATGGACCCGTGTTTCGCGCCGCAAGACCGGCTCCGGTTCTTGCCGTGTGTGGCGCCGCTGATGATGGGCTCCTCGGAGCTGGCCAGCAGCCTTCAGGGCGAGGACAACCCCGTGGAGACGGGGACGACGCCTCCCGAGAGCCCGTACTGGGCGCCGTTCCTGAAGGATCTGCAGCTGCTGGATCTGCACGCGTTCTCCGACTTCAACTCGATGCTGCAGTTGCTGTGGGGCGAGAACTGCGCCCCGGTGCGCGAGGTGCTCTACGACTTCATCGCGCTGGCGCGCTCGGCCACCCCGCTGCGGCGGCAGATCCTTCTCATGGCGCTGCAGTCGGTGGGCCAGGTGGCCTTGATTGCGATGGAGCAGGTGGCGCGCGAGCTGGAGGCCAGCACCCGCAAGCACCTGAGGACCGTCGACTCGCTGCGCGGCCAGGTGCAGATGCGGCTGCTGGGCGAGGAGCTCCTCGGCGTGGAGATGACCGCCGAGGAGGAGCAGCAGGCCCTCCGCGACGTCAACCAGGTGTTCTCGCTGGTGGATGAGCTGACCGACTACCTGCTGGAGCACGTGCAGGAGTGGTTCGCCGGCCAGCAGAAGCCCTCGCGGCAGGCCATCATGGCCGAGCAGATCGCCAAGATGAGCTTCCGGGACTTCGGCAACACGCGCATCGCCTCGCTGTGCAAGTCGGCCGGCTTCACCTCGGCGGATACCCAGAAGGTGCAGCAGTACTTCACCTTCATGACGGACTCGTGGAGCTCGCGGCTGGTGGGCGAGCACTCTCCTTGGAAGTCCGACATCTCGGACGACCACACCCCCTTCGAGCTCTCCATCGCACTGGAGGGCAGCCGCCCCGAGATTCGCTTCCTCATCGAGGCGCAGAACCACCCCACCACCCTGCAGACCAGCTGGGATGACGGGCTGGCGCTCAACGAGCGGCTCAACAAGGAGTTCGGCCTCTCGCTGGACCACTTCAACAAGGTGAAGGACCTGTTCGAGCCGCACAACCCCCAGGCGCGCTTCTCCCTGTGGCACGCCTTCTGCCTCAAGCCGGACCGGGGCGCGGAGATCAAGGTCTACCTCAACCCGCAGGCGCGCGGCCCCGAGCACGCCAACGCGATTGTGGAGGAGGCGCTGTCTCGGCTGGGCTTCGCCCATGCGTGGCGCTTCCTGTCCCAGGTGGTGATGAAGCGCGGCGCCCAAGACCAGGTGCTCTACTTCTCCCTGGACATGGGCGGGCAGGCGGTCTCCCGCGTGAAGATTTACGTGGCGCACCGGGATGCGGCCCCCGAGGACATCGAGGCGGCCATGGCCCAGGCCAAGGAGTATGTGGCTGGCGAGGCGCGGGCCTTCTGCGAGGCCATCCAGGGCGATGACAACAAGTTCTCGGCGCCGCGCTCGACGCTGACGTGCTGGGCGTTCACCTCGGACGACGACGACAAGCCCTACAGCGCCACGCTGCACTGCCCCATCCGCTGCTACGCGGACAACGACCGGGATGCGCTGCGCCGCGTCCGCGCGGTGCTCGACCCCAAGAGCCACGCGGTGCTGGACCGGTGCGTGTGGGCACTGGCCAACCGGCCGCTGGAGGCCGGCGTGGGGCTGATTCAGTGGGCCTCCATGCGGCGCGAAGGTGGCCGGGTGCGCACCACCTTCTACCTGGCCACCGAGGCCTACGGCACCGTGGCGCCTCGCAAGTCCACCTCGCACCGCGTCCACGTGCCGGACCTGATGAACGCCGAGATCTTCCAGCTCAGCGCTTGA